One region of Oligoflexus sp. genomic DNA includes:
- a CDS encoding peptidylprolyl isomerase, with translation MKKSLQTLTLAAWAFSSIGMAKDVATINGKGLSEDQYKEALAQLGPQADMVKGNPEIRKQFLDHIIESTLLAQEAKNQDIDDSDRFKALVETAKRDILAKLYLEKYIADNSTDAKLKEYFEKNKAKFTEKEVKAQHILFPEKDKATAEKVLKEVKAKNNFDDNLKKYATEKNGSKGGDLNWFKQGRMVPEFEKAAFGTEKGNVYPQLIKTQFGYHIIKVVDVRGGDSVKFEDKKADVEQEIRMNARTDLVKSLRDKAQVKVDDEALGKMQL, from the coding sequence ATGAAAAAAAGTTTGCAAACGCTGACCCTCGCCGCCTGGGCTTTCTCCTCGATCGGTATGGCCAAAGACGTTGCCACCATCAATGGCAAAGGTCTGTCCGAAGATCAATACAAGGAGGCTCTTGCGCAGCTGGGTCCTCAGGCCGATATGGTCAAGGGTAACCCTGAAATCAGAAAACAATTCCTCGATCACATCATCGAAAGCACCCTTCTTGCCCAGGAAGCCAAGAACCAGGACATCGACGACAGCGATCGCTTCAAGGCTCTGGTCGAGACCGCCAAGCGCGATATCCTCGCCAAGCTTTATCTGGAAAAATACATCGCCGACAACAGCACTGATGCCAAGCTGAAAGAATATTTCGAGAAGAACAAAGCCAAGTTCACCGAGAAGGAAGTCAAGGCTCAGCACATTCTCTTCCCTGAGAAAGACAAGGCCACAGCTGAGAAAGTTCTGAAGGAAGTCAAAGCGAAGAACAACTTCGATGACAACCTGAAAAAATACGCGACCGAGAAAAACGGATCCAAAGGTGGCGACCTCAACTGGTTCAAGCAGGGCCGCATGGTTCCTGAGTTTGAAAAAGCTGCGTTCGGCACGGAAAAAGGCAACGTTTATCCTCAGCTGATCAAAACCCAGTTCGGCTATCACATCATCAAGGTGGTGGACGTTCGCGGTGGTGACAGCGTGAAATTCGAAGACAAGAAAGCTGACGTCGAGCAGGAAATTCGTATGAATGCCCGCACCGACCTTGTGAAAAGCCTGCGTGACAAAGCTCAGGTCAAGGTTGATGACGAAGCTCTCGGCAAGATGCAGCTTTGA
- the pheT gene encoding phenylalanine--tRNA ligase subunit beta: MRISLQWLNDYIDIKDLTPEQLGHELTQLGLEVEGIERIEPLKGDVVVGQILKAEQHPNADKLRVCQVSVGSGEPLKIVCGAPNARDGIKVVVARIGAVLPGDFKIKESKIRGESSFGMLCSEQELKLSESHDGIIELPASAALGTPIQDYYAMNDTVIEIGLTPNRSDCLGIIGVARDLSARLKRPLKIPAPVAKRSQESLQSSSHVTVQLSSNGESQRFCALYVRGVKAVPSPQWLQRRVQHAGMRPINLIVDATNYVMLESGQPIHAYDERDLQGKVIQVRRAKEGEELTTLDGQKRTLVATDIVIADAQKAVGLAGVMGGENSEVKADTANIIIEVAHFNPTLVRKTSKRYALHTEASHRFERGIDVQNLPWVARRVAEVIYQGAEELRELGVDVPLPEIAGQAVDVYPQTMKQGTVALRLPRLKQITALPLVNKDTVVGILESLGCKLIDHKDERLLFNIPSWRHDIEREIDLIEEFARVYGFDKIPLKLPKMQISHLPEHPLIDFLDQNKISLATTGLSEVITFPFMHGGDLENMGVKDSHPLAAAVRLANPLVETQGLLRTTMLPGLIASVLENRRHGRQGVKLFEAARTFHEPQKFNGTFSAAWAHVQEQGGHVPSKARDDERPIERNRVAAILDQPYAEKTWNQPEQKVDFFHGKQILMQWTSAFGVQSLRFEPIQAEDFPWLHPGAAAAIWTPRGKFFGYLGQLHPRTAKAYGLDFQHTPVVFEVDLEVLLEEWHVKRSYASGSAKFPAVARDLALVVPEAVTYDAFMKSFAGFKRRKYLREQHLFDVYQGTNIPAGKKSMAFSLVFQADDKTLTDKDVEKEVEALLTQLKEELSADIR, from the coding sequence ATGCGTATTTCATTGCAATGGCTGAATGATTATATTGATATCAAAGATCTGACTCCTGAACAACTCGGTCACGAACTGACCCAGCTCGGTCTTGAAGTCGAAGGCATCGAACGCATCGAACCTCTCAAAGGCGATGTCGTGGTCGGGCAAATTCTGAAAGCGGAGCAGCATCCGAATGCGGACAAACTTCGTGTTTGCCAGGTGTCGGTGGGTTCCGGCGAACCTTTGAAAATCGTCTGCGGCGCTCCCAATGCCCGTGATGGCATCAAGGTCGTGGTCGCCCGCATCGGCGCTGTTCTTCCGGGTGATTTCAAAATCAAGGAAAGTAAAATCCGCGGGGAAAGTTCCTTCGGCATGCTCTGCAGTGAGCAGGAGCTGAAACTTTCCGAGTCGCATGATGGCATCATCGAGCTGCCGGCTTCGGCTGCCCTCGGCACGCCGATCCAGGATTATTATGCGATGAATGATACGGTGATCGAAATCGGTCTGACGCCAAACCGCAGTGATTGCCTCGGCATCATCGGTGTGGCCCGTGATCTTTCCGCGCGCCTCAAACGTCCTTTGAAAATTCCAGCTCCAGTGGCGAAGCGTTCGCAGGAATCTCTGCAAAGCTCCTCGCATGTCACCGTCCAGCTGAGCAGCAATGGGGAATCCCAGCGTTTCTGCGCTCTTTATGTGCGCGGCGTGAAAGCCGTTCCCTCGCCTCAATGGCTGCAAAGACGCGTGCAGCATGCGGGCATGCGGCCGATCAACCTGATCGTCGACGCAACGAACTATGTGATGCTGGAATCGGGTCAACCCATTCATGCCTACGATGAACGCGATCTGCAGGGCAAAGTCATTCAGGTGCGTCGGGCGAAGGAAGGCGAAGAGCTGACCACGCTCGATGGACAAAAGCGGACGCTTGTTGCCACGGATATCGTGATAGCCGATGCGCAAAAGGCTGTGGGCCTTGCCGGCGTCATGGGCGGCGAGAACTCAGAAGTCAAAGCCGACACCGCGAACATCATCATCGAGGTCGCGCATTTCAATCCGACTTTGGTCCGCAAGACTTCGAAACGTTACGCGCTGCACACCGAGGCCTCGCATCGTTTCGAGCGTGGTATTGATGTTCAGAATCTTCCCTGGGTCGCGCGCCGCGTGGCGGAAGTGATCTATCAGGGCGCCGAAGAACTTCGCGAACTGGGCGTGGACGTTCCCCTGCCAGAGATCGCAGGCCAGGCCGTGGACGTTTATCCGCAGACGATGAAGCAAGGGACTGTGGCCCTGCGCCTGCCGCGCTTGAAGCAGATCACCGCTTTGCCGCTTGTAAACAAGGACACTGTCGTCGGCATCCTGGAATCGCTTGGCTGCAAACTCATCGATCACAAGGACGAACGTCTGCTCTTCAACATTCCGAGCTGGCGTCACGACATCGAGCGTGAAATCGATCTGATCGAGGAATTCGCCCGCGTCTACGGCTTTGACAAAATCCCTTTGAAGCTTCCGAAGATGCAGATCAGTCATTTGCCTGAGCATCCTCTGATCGACTTCCTGGACCAGAATAAGATCTCGCTCGCCACCACAGGCCTGAGCGAAGTGATCACCTTCCCCTTCATGCATGGTGGGGACCTGGAAAACATGGGCGTGAAAGACAGTCATCCGCTGGCTGCGGCTGTGCGTCTGGCGAATCCTCTGGTCGAAACCCAAGGCCTTTTGCGGACCACCATGCTTCCCGGTTTGATTGCGTCCGTTCTGGAAAACCGCCGGCACGGGCGTCAGGGCGTGAAGCTCTTCGAAGCGGCCCGCACCTTCCATGAGCCGCAGAAATTCAATGGCACGTTCTCCGCCGCCTGGGCTCATGTTCAGGAGCAGGGTGGTCATGTTCCGTCCAAGGCTCGTGACGACGAACGGCCGATCGAACGTAACCGCGTCGCAGCCATTTTGGATCAGCCTTATGCGGAAAAGACCTGGAATCAGCCAGAACAGAAGGTCGACTTTTTCCACGGGAAACAAATTTTAATGCAATGGACGTCGGCGTTCGGGGTCCAGTCCCTGCGTTTTGAACCGATTCAGGCCGAGGACTTTCCCTGGCTGCATCCGGGCGCGGCCGCTGCGATCTGGACACCACGCGGCAAATTCTTTGGGTATTTGGGCCAATTGCATCCCAGGACGGCGAAAGCTTATGGTCTCGACTTCCAGCATACGCCGGTGGTCTTTGAAGTGGATCTTGAGGTCCTGCTGGAAGAATGGCATGTCAAACGCAGCTACGCGTCAGGCTCTGCCAAATTCCCAGCGGTTGCCCGTGATTTGGCTCTGGTGGTTCCGGAAGCCGTCACTTACGATGCTTTCATGAAAAGTTTTGCAGGATTCAAGCGCCGCAAATATCTGCGTGAACAGCATCTGTTTGATGTGTATCAGGGCACCAATATCCCTGCTGGCAAGAAAAGCATGGCCTTCAGTCTCGTTTTCCAGGCTGACGACAAGACGTTGACCGATAAAGACGTGGAAAAGGAAGTGGAAGCCCTGCTAACCCAGCTGAAAGAGGAACTCTCGGCTGACATTCGATAA
- the pheS gene encoding phenylalanine--tRNA ligase subunit alpha, which translates to MSKLNECVQRIEEIKSAFHEDTKDASLNSRAVEDLKVKYLGRKGLVTALMETLKEMSKEDKPGAGKIINELRKGIEDKLETLRASAEEGALDQSLAAQRLDVSLPVAAMQNKGSLHPVTLMRRIILDAFRSLGFTVYDGPEVDLDFYNFGALNFKDDHPARDMQDTFFIGDRAKTILRTHTSNIQIHAMMHEKPPLRVVAPGRTYRCDSDITHTPMFHQVEGFIVDENIDMGDMKGVIDQLLKAVFGQDLSTRLRPSFFPFVEPGAEFDLQCVSCRGKGCRICKNTGWLEIGGLGMIHPNVFEAVGYDSEAYTGFAFGFGLDRIAMLRYGLSDLRQLFEGNQQFLGQFPTHP; encoded by the coding sequence ATGTCCAAGCTCAATGAATGCGTACAGCGCATCGAGGAAATCAAGAGTGCCTTTCACGAGGATACGAAGGACGCTTCTTTGAATTCCCGCGCGGTGGAAGATCTGAAGGTCAAGTATCTGGGGCGCAAGGGTCTGGTGACGGCCCTGATGGAAACGCTGAAGGAAATGTCCAAGGAAGACAAACCAGGCGCGGGTAAAATCATCAACGAACTGCGCAAAGGCATCGAGGACAAGCTCGAAACCCTGCGGGCTTCCGCGGAAGAAGGCGCACTCGACCAATCCCTGGCCGCGCAGCGTCTTGACGTCAGCCTGCCGGTCGCGGCGATGCAGAACAAAGGTTCCTTGCATCCTGTGACCCTGATGCGCCGCATCATTCTCGATGCGTTCCGGAGTCTTGGCTTCACCGTTTACGACGGTCCTGAAGTCGATCTCGATTTTTATAACTTCGGCGCTTTGAACTTCAAGGACGATCATCCTGCGCGCGACATGCAGGACACCTTCTTTATCGGCGATCGCGCGAAAACGATTCTGCGCACGCACACATCGAATATCCAGATCCATGCGATGATGCATGAAAAGCCGCCTCTGCGCGTCGTGGCCCCGGGCCGCACCTATCGCTGCGACAGCGACATCACCCACACGCCGATGTTCCATCAGGTGGAAGGTTTCATCGTCGATGAGAACATCGACATGGGCGATATGAAGGGCGTGATCGATCAGCTCCTGAAAGCCGTCTTCGGCCAGGATCTTTCCACGCGTCTCCGTCCAAGCTTTTTTCCCTTCGTGGAACCCGGCGCGGAGTTCGATCTGCAGTGCGTGAGCTGCCGTGGCAAGGGATGCCGGATCTGTAAGAATACCGGCTGGCTGGAAATCGGCGGCCTCGGCATGATCCATCCCAATGTGTTCGAAGCGGTGGGTTACGACAGCGAAGCCTATACGGGTTTCGCCTTCGGCTTTGGCCTCGATCGGATCGCCATGCTGCGTTACGGCCTCTCGGATCTCCGGCAGCTCTTCGAGGGCAACCAGCAGTTCCTTGGCCAATTCCCGACCCATCCCTGA
- a CDS encoding pyridoxal phosphate-dependent aminotransferase — MELSLSKRISQLQPSPTVALNTKAKELADQGHKVINFSVGEPDFPTPRPIVDVAIEALNQGKTKYSAAGGSLPLRKAICQKLEKDNKLSYQPGQIVAGVGAKEILFHLALALINEGDEVLIPAPYWVSYTEHVIAAGGTPVVIPYPKDHNAPRLTPDMIERYVTPRTKAIIITTPNNPAGYTIPEAELRQLGKYLADKPWWIIADEIYEYMSYDFPAVSMATLCPELKDRYILVNGLSKGYAMTGWRVGYMAGPNKVADMVRTLQTQSSTCLPAFIEEAAVKALSMGADATKDKMGLLKSRRDMAIRLLREMPGVDMMPPNGAFYIFIDIRKVLAKSPLYANDNSLAFSAKLLEAHHVAMVPGEAFGAPGFLRLSYAVADEQLIEGLKRLGEALKAV, encoded by the coding sequence ATGGAATTGTCCCTTTCAAAACGAATCTCGCAGCTTCAACCGTCCCCAACTGTGGCCCTTAACACCAAAGCCAAGGAACTGGCGGATCAAGGTCATAAGGTCATCAACTTTTCAGTGGGTGAGCCGGACTTTCCCACGCCAAGGCCCATCGTCGACGTGGCGATCGAGGCTCTGAATCAGGGCAAAACCAAATATAGTGCCGCGGGGGGCAGCCTGCCTCTGCGCAAGGCGATCTGTCAGAAACTCGAAAAAGACAACAAACTGAGCTATCAGCCAGGCCAAATCGTGGCCGGTGTCGGCGCCAAGGAAATTCTTTTCCACCTGGCCCTGGCCCTGATCAACGAAGGCGACGAAGTTCTGATTCCCGCACCTTACTGGGTGAGTTACACAGAACACGTCATCGCTGCGGGCGGCACGCCGGTGGTGATTCCCTATCCCAAAGATCACAATGCGCCGCGTTTGACGCCTGACATGATTGAACGCTATGTCACGCCGCGCACCAAGGCCATCATCATCACGACGCCCAACAATCCGGCCGGCTATACCATTCCCGAGGCCGAATTGCGCCAGCTCGGCAAGTACCTGGCCGACAAACCCTGGTGGATCATCGCGGACGAAATCTATGAGTATATGTCCTACGATTTTCCAGCCGTATCCATGGCCACCCTCTGCCCCGAGCTGAAAGACCGCTATATCCTGGTCAACGGCCTTTCCAAAGGTTACGCCATGACCGGTTGGCGAGTCGGTTACATGGCCGGCCCGAACAAGGTCGCCGACATGGTGCGCACGCTGCAAACCCAGTCCTCGACCTGTCTTCCCGCCTTTATTGAAGAAGCCGCAGTCAAGGCTTTGAGCATGGGCGCAGATGCGACCAAGGATAAAATGGGTCTTCTGAAATCCCGTCGGGACATGGCGATCCGGCTTCTGCGCGAAATGCCAGGGGTGGATATGATGCCGCCAAATGGTGCGTTTTACATCTTTATCGACATCAGAAAAGTCCTTGCAAAATCCCCTCTCTATGCCAATGATAATAGCCTCGCTTTCAGTGCGAAATTGCTGGAAGCCCATCATGTCGCGATGGTTCCGGGCGAGGCCTTTGGTGCTCCTGGTTTCCTGCGCCTCAGTTATGCTGTTGCCGATGAGCAGTTGATTGAAGGTTTGAAGCGATTGGGCGAAGCACTTAAGGCCGTGTGA
- a CDS encoding acyl-CoA thioesterase → MQTQVDLFNPRALQMSVLVTPDMANFSGHMHGGDLLKYLDKVAYTCAMRYAASYVVTLSVDKVLFKQPIYIGELLTFLALVNYTGKTSMEIGIKVIAEDLVKKSQRHTNSSYFTMVALDEQGHPKPIPPFVPGTPEEAARFERAKQRKEASLKESRD, encoded by the coding sequence ATGCAAACCCAGGTCGATCTTTTTAATCCCCGAGCCTTGCAGATGTCAGTCCTGGTTACGCCCGATATGGCGAATTTTTCGGGCCATATGCACGGTGGAGATCTGCTGAAATATCTTGACAAAGTCGCCTATACCTGTGCCATGCGCTATGCCGCAAGCTATGTCGTCACGCTTTCGGTCGATAAGGTTTTATTTAAACAGCCGATTTACATTGGTGAGCTTTTGACGTTTCTGGCCCTTGTGAATTATACGGGCAAGACTTCGATGGAGATTGGAATCAAGGTGATTGCGGAAGATTTGGTGAAGAAAAGCCAGAGGCACACCAACTCTTCGTATTTCACCATGGTCGCCCTGGATGAACAGGGTCATCCGAAGCCGATTCCACCTTTTGTTCCTGGGACGCCGGAAGAGGCGGCGCGATTTGAGCGGGCGAAACAGCGGAAAGAAGCCAGTCTGAAAGAAAGCCGCGATTAA
- the rsmI gene encoding 16S rRNA (cytidine(1402)-2'-O)-methyltransferase codes for MTEASQSIAIYVVATPIGNLDDISQRAMKILKNVDLIAAEDTRRARQLLQQIGREKVELISYYDHVEQEKAPVILDRLQKENLSLALVSDAGTPCVSDPGYRLIREAKKRGIPVHPIPGPSALTALVSASGLPSDRLLFVGFLPTKKAALVREVASWRMMRASIVFYEAPRRLDQVFKVIEELYPNAELVVGRELTKLHEEIIMTDIQGARSWCHDHDFLKGEATVMVSLGKDSETPETQAAEAASEIASEAMQLFRTGATLKDLLQKFKDRGLSRSDLYQLLLEAKEASDDDT; via the coding sequence ATGACCGAGGCCTCGCAATCCATTGCCATCTATGTCGTGGCCACTCCGATTGGCAATCTCGACGATATTTCGCAGAGAGCCATGAAGATCCTTAAGAATGTGGACCTGATCGCCGCCGAAGACACCCGGCGGGCGCGACAGCTTTTACAGCAGATCGGCCGTGAGAAGGTCGAGCTGATTAGTTATTACGATCATGTGGAGCAGGAGAAAGCGCCTGTGATCCTGGATCGCCTGCAGAAAGAAAATCTCTCGCTGGCTCTGGTGTCGGATGCCGGGACGCCCTGCGTCTCGGACCCCGGATATCGGCTGATCCGCGAAGCGAAAAAGCGCGGGATTCCCGTGCATCCTATTCCAGGGCCCAGTGCTCTGACGGCTCTTGTTTCTGCGTCCGGTCTTCCGAGCGATCGTCTGCTCTTCGTCGGTTTTCTGCCGACCAAGAAAGCGGCCTTGGTGCGGGAAGTCGCGAGCTGGCGGATGATGCGGGCGTCGATTGTGTTCTATGAAGCGCCGCGGCGCCTGGATCAGGTTTTCAAGGTGATCGAGGAGCTTTATCCCAATGCCGAGCTGGTGGTCGGACGTGAACTGACCAAGCTGCACGAGGAAATTATCATGACCGATATTCAGGGGGCGCGGTCCTGGTGTCATGATCATGATTTTCTGAAGGGGGAAGCCACCGTGATGGTTTCGCTCGGCAAGGATAGTGAAACACCGGAAACTCAAGCGGCCGAAGCGGCGAGCGAAATCGCGTCGGAAGCGATGCAGCTCTTCCGCACAGGCGCGACGCTGAAGGATCTGCTTCAAAAATTCAAGGATCGGGGTCTGAGCCGCTCCGACCTTTACCAACTTTTGCTGGAAGCCAAGGAGGCAAGCGATGACGATACGTGA
- a CDS encoding helix-turn-helix transcriptional regulator, which produces MSDKFARKQKWALIELSILFLILLIGDLWLDLANGITHSHLVIEVFAGLTGGAITITIWRRRVAPLVEELISSERGRQHLESRLDVWSTTLANYCRDVQKTIDMQFELWKLTPAEKETAFLLLKGLSIKDIASVRNVSEKTVRQQSQGIYRKSGLKGRAELSAFFLEDILSGVPAAS; this is translated from the coding sequence ATGAGCGATAAATTTGCAAGAAAGCAAAAATGGGCTTTGATCGAACTCTCGATCCTTTTCCTCATCCTATTGATCGGAGATCTTTGGCTTGACCTGGCCAATGGCATCACCCATTCGCATCTGGTCATTGAAGTGTTTGCAGGACTGACAGGTGGTGCCATCACGATTACCATATGGCGACGGCGCGTCGCTCCTTTGGTCGAGGAGCTTATTTCTTCGGAAAGGGGTCGGCAACACCTGGAGTCCCGTCTTGATGTCTGGAGCACGACGCTTGCCAATTACTGCCGCGATGTCCAAAAAACTATCGATATGCAGTTCGAACTCTGGAAGCTTACGCCGGCCGAAAAGGAAACGGCCTTCCTTCTGCTCAAGGGACTGAGTATCAAGGATATTGCGAGTGTCCGTAATGTTTCCGAGAAAACCGTTCGCCAGCAGAGCCAGGGAATCTATAGGAAATCAGGGCTTAAAGGCCGCGCGGAACTGTCGGCCTTCTTTCTGGAAGATATATTGAGCGGTGTGCCCGCGGCCAGCTGA
- a CDS encoding TMEM165/GDT1 family protein, which translates to MEALFQSFGLVVASEMGDKTQLLALVLALRFKKPVIVMLGILVATLLNHGLATALGGWIGSQISERTLHISLAVIFFAFALWILVPDKLDDDDSAKTDHAANAFFTTVVLFFLAEMGDKTQLATLALGAKFQMPIAVTIGTTMGMLVADGLAVVFGERLIKVIPMKAIRIISSLLFAAFGGLILWQMGN; encoded by the coding sequence ATGGAAGCATTGTTTCAATCCTTCGGCCTCGTCGTCGCCTCCGAAATGGGTGACAAGACACAACTTCTGGCCCTCGTCCTCGCGCTGCGTTTCAAAAAACCCGTCATCGTCATGCTCGGAATCCTGGTGGCGACTCTTTTGAACCATGGACTGGCCACGGCCCTGGGAGGCTGGATCGGAAGTCAGATCTCGGAACGAACTCTGCACATTTCGTTGGCTGTCATATTTTTTGCCTTTGCCCTTTGGATCCTGGTTCCTGATAAATTGGATGATGATGATTCCGCGAAAACCGATCACGCGGCGAATGCTTTCTTCACCACCGTCGTTCTCTTTTTTCTGGCGGAAATGGGCGATAAAACTCAGCTGGCAACCTTGGCCCTGGGCGCTAAGTTTCAGATGCCGATCGCGGTCACCATCGGAACCACTATGGGTATGCTGGTGGCGGATGGACTGGCTGTTGTGTTTGGTGAGCGGCTGATCAAGGTGATTCCGATGAAGGCGATTCGCATCATCTCGTCGCTGCTTTTTGCAGCGTTTGGTGGCCTGATCCTCTGGCAGATGGGGAATTGA
- a CDS encoding DUF3488 and transglutaminase-like domain-containing protein, whose translation MMGVQNFALIVFAFLIILLMQGLPLWLVIAATTLGLWKWWIIRSGTGQPSRILLSVLGSLLLAFVFLDSAPIFSRESMMSIVCIAAMLFIMDRPHLRQVMLVHGAFYGMLISLLVMRSAPLPLFVYFFMTVLIFFSLLLHHLPPSALLSLWPLGRNILKISLPVSAVLLPVYFFFPEIRPQTSDYAVTGLSDILEPGRIANLALSDRVAFRVRFLQEKPGEQPLYWRSNVLEESFGMIWRKKRKIEMQDYTPRATAGPLTYEMIPEVRLGLGLPLLEHTIAVHGAGTQATKIWWHPDLRIYQTQNELIEASAAPMDRFFVEQPPVQEDLRIQISPRTRDLVTELKAKKAEEQVRFLLHRMRDFTYTLKPGTLNREDALDDFLFVKRRGFCEHFAASFATLLQLAGTPARVVTGYEGGVFIGASDFLLVRDSDAHAWVEVFWDGRWRRVDPTLVARSEVPPEDRVWVTALPSAWFAYGLRLAVIKLREWTQEFEYLWMILIAIMTVILPIQIYRMQKKRLNRPIWQSAMEAFLRDLEKHGIKRESHEGMRDFLARVAQNYPERAASIEGLSRKYQDVLYGPDADRRETEDLRQQFHSERRMIKRASAK comes from the coding sequence ATGATGGGCGTGCAGAATTTCGCGCTGATCGTCTTTGCCTTTCTCATCATTCTTCTGATGCAGGGGCTTCCCCTATGGCTTGTCATCGCGGCGACGACACTCGGCCTTTGGAAGTGGTGGATCATCCGTTCGGGAACGGGCCAGCCCTCGCGCATTCTTTTGAGCGTGCTGGGATCCTTGCTCCTGGCCTTTGTCTTTCTCGACAGCGCTCCTATTTTCAGCCGTGAATCCATGATGTCGATCGTCTGCATCGCCGCCATGCTTTTCATCATGGATCGACCGCACCTGCGTCAGGTGATGTTGGTGCATGGCGCGTTCTATGGAATGCTGATTTCCCTTCTGGTGATGCGGTCGGCGCCTTTGCCTCTTTTCGTGTACTTTTTCATGACCGTCCTCATCTTTTTCTCGTTGCTCCTGCATCATCTGCCGCCTTCCGCTCTATTGTCCCTTTGGCCTCTGGGTCGGAACATTCTGAAAATATCCCTGCCGGTATCGGCTGTGCTTTTACCTGTGTATTTTTTCTTCCCGGAAATCCGCCCGCAGACATCCGACTACGCTGTCACGGGTCTCTCCGATATTCTGGAGCCCGGTCGTATTGCGAACCTCGCCCTTTCGGATCGCGTGGCTTTTCGCGTGCGTTTTCTGCAGGAAAAACCGGGAGAACAGCCACTTTACTGGCGCAGCAATGTGCTCGAAGAATCCTTCGGCATGATCTGGCGGAAAAAACGCAAGATCGAGATGCAGGATTATACGCCGCGGGCCACGGCTGGCCCTTTAACTTATGAAATGATTCCTGAGGTTCGCCTTGGTTTGGGTCTTCCGCTTTTGGAGCATACGATTGCTGTTCACGGCGCAGGAACCCAGGCCACGAAGATCTGGTGGCATCCTGATCTTCGTATCTATCAAACCCAGAACGAGTTGATCGAAGCCAGCGCCGCGCCGATGGATCGCTTCTTTGTGGAACAGCCTCCCGTTCAGGAGGACCTTCGAATCCAGATTTCCCCGCGAACCCGGGATCTGGTTACCGAATTGAAAGCGAAGAAAGCCGAAGAGCAGGTTCGTTTCCTTTTACACAGGATGCGCGACTTCACCTACACCCTGAAGCCGGGGACCTTGAATCGCGAGGATGCTCTGGATGACTTTCTTTTTGTGAAGCGCCGCGGTTTCTGTGAACACTTCGCGGCCTCTTTTGCAACTCTGCTTCAGCTCGCCGGCACACCGGCCCGGGTCGTCACAGGTTATGAAGGCGGCGTCTTCATCGGCGCCAGTGATTTCCTTCTCGTTCGTGACAGCGATGCGCATGCCTGGGTGGAAGTCTTCTGGGACGGCCGCTGGCGTCGTGTGGATCCGACTCTCGTGGCGCGTTCCGAGGTCCCACCGGAAGATCGCGTGTGGGTTACCGCCCTGCCGTCCGCATGGTTCGCCTACGGTCTGCGCCTTGCCGTCATAAAACTCCGCGAGTGGACACAGGAGTTTGAATATCTTTGGATGATACTGATTGCGATCATGACGGTGATCCTGCCGATTCAAATCTATCGCATGCAGAAAAAGCGCCTGAATCGCCCGATCTGGCAATCCGCGATGGAAGCTTTTCTCCGTGATCTGGAAAAACATGGGATCAAACGGGAAAGCCATGAGGGTATGCGGGATTTTCTTGCGAGGGTCGCGCAGAACTATCCTGAAAGAGCAGCAAGCATCGAGGGGCTGTCCAGGAAATATCAGGATGTCCTCTATGGACCCGATGCGGATCGACGTGAAACCGAAGATTTGCGCCAACAGTTTCACAGCGAACGTCGCATGATCAAGCGCGCGTCGGCGAAGTGA